A stretch of DNA from Flavobacteriaceae bacterium MAR_2009_75:
TATCGGTATGCGCTTTTTACGTATTAAAGAAGATGCCGAAGATGTGGTACAGGATAGTTTTGTCGATGCCTTTAAAAATTTGGGAAACTTTAAATACGACAGTACGTTCGGAGCTTGGCTAAAACGTATTGTTATCAATAAGTGTATTAATCGCTTGAAATTAAAACGGGTAGCAATTACGCCAATTGAAGAACATGAATATCATCTTTCGAATGAAACAGTTGAGATAAAGTTTGAAGCTACTGATATTATTAAGGTCAAGAGAGGAATTGATTTACTCCCCAGCGGTTATAAAGAAATACTCAACCTCTATTTACTTGAAGGTTATGACCATATGGAAATTGGAGAGGTTTTAGGTATTACAACCTCTACCTCGAAATCACAATATCACAGAGCCAAAAAGAAACTAGTTGAAATTGTAAAAAATTTATAATGGACAATCTTGAAAAACATATTAGAGACAATCAAGAGGTCTTCAACGACCATCGGGCCGACCGTGCCAAAATGTGGGCCGAGATCGAATCTCGTTTAGATAAAGAAAAGACAAAGGTCATACCCTTGTGGAAAAAACCGATATTCAAAGTGGCTGCCACAGTAGCTGTGCTCTTAGGGCTTTCAACATTGATAGGAATTAACTTTTTTGATAATACTACAGATACCAAAGACGGTTTTGTATCTCAAGAGTTACAAGATATAGATATGCATTATCGTAGCCTGGTATCTTATCAAGTGAAATTAGTTGAGCAAAACGACAAGCTTTCAGAAAATGATAAACAAGAGTTTCTTTCATTTATGAATGAGCTCGATAAAGAATATGAAGAATTACGGTTAGAGATGCGCAATAACTTAGACAATCAACTGGTATTAGAGGCCATTGTTAGTAATTATAAAAAGCGAATAGAGCTTATCGAAAATTTATTGCATCACCTAAAAGAACCGCAAATTAAAGACGAAAATTATGGCTACACTTTATAGAAAACTACTGCTTTTTATAGTAGTATTGGGGCTAAGCCTGCCTATGGTAGCACAAGAAAAAGTAACCAAAAAGTTGGTCAAGAGTTATGCTCTGACCAATGCGGGCGAGCTGCATTTAGATAATAAATATGGTAATGTCAATATCTACGGATGGAACAAAGAAGAACTTTCTTTGACCGTAACCATTACAGTTACCCATAAGAAGAAAGATAATGCACAAGAATTACTGAATCGTATAAAACCAATTTTGAGAAGCAGTGAGAACTTCGTTTCGTTGAGCTATGAAATTGGTGAGAATAGTTCGGGTTTCTTTTCGCAATTGTTCGAGAAGGCCAATCCGTTCGATTTTGACCGTAGTAATGTGCAGATTGACTATAAGGTATATCTGCCCCAAAAAGCAGAAATAGAGGTTACCAACAAATTCGGTGATGTTTTTATTGAAGATTGGAACGGTGCCCTTCAAGCCAATATTGAACATGGTGATATGTGGATTAGTGAAAACTTGAACAAAGCCGATATAACTATGAAGTATGGTGAACTTAGAGCTCTCAATATTAATTATGGTACTATAGATTTAAAAAATGGAGAGCTCGATATGCAAGATTCGAAAAATTTACGGATCAACAGCAGCGGAAGCGAGATCGAGATGAAAAAAATTATCTCCCTTGAATTTTATTCCAATAAAGATGAAGTGAATTTAGAAGAAGTTGGTAGTATATATGGAAGCTTGAAATTTACCAATCTACAATTGAACCGACTAAGTTCTGATATTGATATGAACATGAAAATCGCCGATTTCAACTTAGATGGTATTGTTAATTCTGAAACTTCGATCAGCATTGAGCAAGAATCTTCTGAAATCAGCATTAATATAACCGACTTTCCTCATGAATTCAATGCTGTTCTTCAAGAGGGGCTGGTTCGATTGCCAAAGTCTTTTCAGAATGTAGATTCAAAACTTATTAATAAAAGCAAAAAGCTTAGGGAAATCAGAGCCACCTATGGTAGTAACTACAATGGCAAAATTTCAATAAGCGGAAAAAAAGGCCTTGTTTTAATAAAAGAGTTGTAACAATTTCTCAAGAAAAAATAACTAATTTATATTTCTAAGCTACTACGTAGTCAAAATCGGATTGCAGATAAATAGACCCAAATTATATATAAAAGTTGAACTGGTGCACGAAACCAAAGATAAGCTGGGCCAGCACCATTGAAACTGCCTGTTTCGTAGTTTAGATATTTAAAGGAAGCCTGTATGTTCGCCATAAATATTACCAGAAAAAAAATAATTAAGAACCATCCCGTTGTAGTTACGTATTTGGGTATCAGCAAACCTACAGCTGCAAAAATTTCAATTACTGCAGTCAAGTACACAAGTTCTTTCTTGAAGGGTATGGGCGAC
This window harbors:
- a CDS encoding RNA polymerase sigma-70 factor (ECF subfamily), which codes for METDIRFRHKELVEKSKSGDSNSQYQLYELYVDAMYNIGMRFLRIKEDAEDVVQDSFVDAFKNLGNFKYDSTFGAWLKRIVINKCINRLKLKRVAITPIEEHEYHLSNETVEIKFEATDIIKVKRGIDLLPSGYKEILNLYLLEGYDHMEIGEVLGITTSTSKSQYHRAKKKLVEIVKNL
- a CDS encoding putative membrane protein codes for the protein MKPLIVLLSVFIVSLLILKMIYGIDDFPRAGRIGMAFMLVFTAMGHFIFTDGMTLMIPSPIPFKKELVYLTAVIEIFAAVGLLIPKYVTTTGWFLIIFFLVIFMANIQASFKYLNYETGSFNGAGPAYLWFRAPVQLLYIIWVYLSAIRF